A portion of the Candidatus Nitrosotenuis aquarius genome contains these proteins:
- a CDS encoding dihydroorotate dehydrogenase, with amino-acid sequence MTPDLSVSIGPIKFGRPAMLASGILGISLEVFNRIYRSGAGAVVSKSLSKEPWEGYPNPTIVGIKGGYLNAVGLSNPGAPYFANMIKSNKDVPIIVSLVGSIEDEFEFMVQQFEGCNVAAYELNLSCPHVEKVGLEVGDDPKLVTKIVSRVKSVAKAPVIGKVGLGTTNYLDTVKAAIDGGADAITAINTLRAMGIDVETQRPILSHKIGGLSGPAIKPVAVRCVYEITSKYDIPVIGCGGVSTWEDALEFIFAGASAIQVGSAIGDGWIDVFGNINDGIANYMKKKEYSKISEMVGLAKRF; translated from the coding sequence GTGACGCCTGACCTTTCTGTATCGATTGGCCCAATCAAATTTGGCAGGCCTGCAATGCTTGCTTCGGGAATTTTGGGCATATCCCTTGAGGTTTTCAATCGAATTTATCGTAGCGGGGCAGGTGCAGTAGTATCAAAATCACTTAGCAAAGAGCCATGGGAAGGCTATCCAAATCCTACAATAGTTGGAATCAAGGGAGGATACCTAAATGCGGTCGGACTCTCAAATCCCGGTGCTCCATATTTTGCAAACATGATAAAGTCAAACAAGGATGTGCCAATCATAGTTAGTTTGGTTGGCTCTATTGAAGATGAATTTGAATTCATGGTGCAGCAGTTTGAAGGTTGCAACGTTGCGGCGTACGAGCTAAACCTGTCTTGTCCCCACGTGGAAAAAGTCGGCCTCGAAGTCGGCGATGATCCAAAACTGGTGACGAAGATTGTATCTCGAGTCAAGTCGGTCGCAAAAGCACCAGTGATTGGCAAGGTAGGCCTTGGCACTACAAACTATCTGGATACAGTCAAGGCGGCAATCGACGGAGGAGCAGACGCAATCACAGCAATTAACACATTGCGCGCAATGGGAATAGATGTAGAGACGCAACGACCAATACTGAGCCACAAAATTGGAGGGCTGTCTGGTCCTGCAATAAAACCCGTGGCAGTCAGATGCGTCTATGAAATCACATCAAAATACGACATTCCAGTAATTGGGTGCGGGGGCGTCTCTACATGGGAGGATGCACTAGAGTTTATCTTTGCGGGGGCATCTGCAATCCAAGTGGGCAGCGCAATAGGTGATGGGTGGATTGACGTTTTTGGAAACATCAATGACGGTATTGCAAATTACATGAAGAAAAAAGAATATTCAAAAATCTCGGAGATGGTGGGCCTTGCAAAGCGTTTCTAA
- a CDS encoding dihydroorotate dehydrogenase electron transfer subunit, with the protein MQSVSKTPSIRTIEKVIDETPTVRTIIISDSNLANVLPGQFAMVWIPGVNELPMSIMITEENGKAAFTVRKRGVSSTALYDLKVGQQIGVRGPYGNAFDIRDGKIVLVGGGTGLVPLMRLAKFAKPTNDITILMGSKSKDEVFFENLANRILKDKKHQVIVTTEDGSYGERGFVTDVLERLVQNTKFDAIYTCGPEIMMHKIVQLANSKGIFVQASLERMMKCGIGICGSCCMDEVLVCHDGTIFDGKFLASSQEFGHTHRAKSGILENY; encoded by the coding sequence TTGCAAAGCGTTTCTAAGACCCCATCCATTAGAACAATTGAAAAGGTAATAGACGAAACCCCGACTGTCAGAACTATAATAATATCTGATTCAAATCTGGCAAATGTTCTGCCTGGACAATTCGCAATGGTGTGGATTCCGGGTGTGAATGAGCTGCCAATGAGCATAATGATTACCGAAGAAAACGGCAAAGCCGCATTTACTGTTCGAAAGCGTGGCGTGTCATCTACTGCCTTGTATGACCTAAAGGTAGGCCAGCAAATCGGAGTACGTGGCCCATACGGCAATGCATTTGACATCCGTGACGGCAAAATTGTACTCGTTGGTGGCGGCACAGGCCTAGTCCCACTGATGAGGCTGGCAAAATTTGCAAAGCCGACAAACGATATCACAATACTGATGGGCTCTAAATCCAAAGACGAAGTATTCTTTGAAAACCTGGCAAATAGAATTCTCAAGGACAAAAAGCACCAAGTAATAGTAACTACTGAGGATGGCTCGTACGGGGAACGAGGATTTGTAACAGATGTCCTAGAAAGACTAGTTCAGAATACCAAGTTTGACGCAATTTACACATGTGGTCCTGAGATAATGATGCACAAAATCGTCCAGCTTGCAAATTCAAAGGGGATCTTTGTCCAAGCGTCACTGGAAAGAATGATGAAATGCGGAATTGGAATCTGTGGAAGCTGTTGTATGGATGAAGTATTGGTGTGTCATGATGGTACGATCTTTGATGGAAAATTCCTGGCAAGCTCGCAAGAATTTGGTCACACTCATCGAGCCAAGTCTGGAATCTTGGAAAATTACTAA
- a CDS encoding B12-binding domain-containing radical SAM protein — translation MAKPKIVLTADRTLMSNYRGISLATFFGCAPALDPNRDHNSFWYKILKNQVTPKVLFDFICNPIPHNNGVAAYAPYGLRKVEAGLLRDGFAREDVVVAHPDHVEKFIGPETQVVGTYEMDPLGMGPVTMTFTYGRKQMSYDEYYNIYLHKKIIEAKKKSGSNAKVISGASGTWQYNYDPEKIEELGIYAILEGELGGIAPEIDGHAGRFFKYLIDGEFENMNPFRKRSDFKVDIKEFERNGRKLHGRFVNFWDRPEIDEIPEIVEPSMHGMIEVMRGCGRGCKFCDVTLRALRYYPPEKVKREIEINIKKGGLRNAWLHSDDIFVYGMDPRTNKQMEPNREALEELFQAVMDAGVTHTNPTHGTLAGAIADEKLIPNLSKIIHASPSNLIGVQCGFETGSLRLIGKYADRKLAPFMPEEWHWVVKEGVKTLNENHWVPAFTLIMGLDNDETPEDSWETIQLISELEREQPDSMFTTTPLTFVPIGLLEKSEFFNIGNEMSPAQLGVMYKTWQHNFKYGIQKFMTKTGTRQTSVQKQFFNMLARSLGGVPLTAMEKYARRKGKEHEKVIETVKAKYW, via the coding sequence ATGGCAAAACCAAAGATCGTACTGACAGCAGACCGCACTCTGATGTCTAACTATAGGGGAATCTCACTAGCTACCTTCTTTGGATGCGCGCCAGCACTGGATCCAAACCGAGATCACAATTCTTTTTGGTACAAAATTCTAAAAAACCAAGTAACACCGAAGGTTCTCTTTGACTTTATTTGTAATCCCATTCCGCACAACAACGGAGTTGCAGCTTATGCCCCATATGGCCTTCGAAAAGTAGAGGCGGGTTTGTTACGTGATGGATTTGCAAGAGAGGACGTGGTAGTTGCCCATCCAGACCATGTTGAGAAATTCATTGGTCCTGAAACCCAAGTAGTTGGCACATATGAGATGGACCCACTTGGAATGGGACCAGTCACCATGACATTTACCTATGGAAGAAAGCAAATGTCATACGACGAATATTACAATATCTATTTACACAAAAAAATCATAGAGGCAAAGAAAAAATCCGGCAGCAATGCCAAAGTGATATCTGGCGCTTCTGGAACATGGCAGTACAACTATGACCCAGAAAAAATAGAAGAGCTTGGCATCTATGCTATTTTAGAAGGTGAGCTTGGAGGAATTGCACCAGAAATCGACGGCCATGCAGGACGATTCTTCAAGTACCTAATTGACGGCGAATTTGAAAACATGAATCCATTCCGAAAGCGAAGCGATTTCAAAGTTGATATCAAGGAATTTGAGAGAAACGGAAGAAAACTGCATGGAAGATTTGTGAATTTCTGGGACAGACCGGAAATTGACGAAATCCCTGAGATTGTCGAGCCATCAATGCACGGCATGATAGAAGTAATGAGGGGATGCGGACGTGGATGCAAATTCTGCGATGTGACCCTTAGAGCATTAAGGTATTATCCTCCAGAGAAAGTAAAGCGCGAAATTGAAATCAACATCAAAAAGGGTGGACTGCGTAACGCATGGCTTCACTCTGATGATATTTTCGTATATGGAATGGATCCGAGAACAAACAAGCAGATGGAGCCAAACCGCGAGGCGCTAGAGGAACTATTCCAAGCAGTAATGGACGCAGGAGTAACACACACCAACCCCACACACGGAACACTAGCAGGAGCTATAGCAGACGAAAAATTGATTCCAAATCTCTCAAAAATAATTCATGCCAGCCCATCAAATCTCATTGGGGTACAATGTGGATTTGAGACAGGCAGCCTAAGACTGATCGGCAAATATGCAGACCGCAAACTTGCGCCATTTATGCCAGAAGAATGGCACTGGGTGGTAAAAGAGGGAGTAAAGACGCTAAACGAGAACCACTGGGTTCCGGCATTTACACTGATTATGGGCCTTGACAATGACGAAACCCCAGAAGATTCCTGGGAGACAATTCAGCTAATCAGCGAGCTGGAGCGAGAGCAGCCAGATTCCATGTTTACAACAACCCCGCTGACATTTGTCCCAATCGGACTACTGGAAAAATCAGAATTCTTTAACATTGGCAACGAGATGAGTCCTGCACAGCTAGGTGTCATGTACAAGACCTGGCAGCACAACTTCAAGTATGGAATCCAGAAATTCATGACCAAGACTGGAACCCGCCAGACCTCTGTCCAAAAACAGTTCTTTAACATGCTTGCCCGCTCTTTGGGCGGCGTCCCGCTGACTGCGATGGAAAAATACGCAAGAAGAAAGGGCAAAGAGCACGAAAAGGTAATCGAGACTGTCAAGGCAAAGTACTGGTAA
- a CDS encoding 30S ribosomal protein S30e, with protein sequence MATHGSITKAGKVKGQTPKVEGRKRVGTISILRNKSNFRKRFALHRTPGQNKPGQRKRKR encoded by the coding sequence ATGGCAACCCACGGATCTATTACAAAAGCAGGAAAGGTAAAGGGCCAGACACCAAAAGTTGAGGGTCGAAAGCGAGTAGGAACAATATCCATATTGCGCAACAAGAGCAACTTTAGGAAGAGATTTGCACTGCACCGAACTCCTGGTCAAAACAAACCTGGCCAAAGAAAACGAAAACGCTAG
- a CDS encoding fluoride efflux transporter FluC: protein MKGLELGLLAAGGILGTFLRYKITESPILFGALQVNVLIVNVIGSFILGLFFVASTQWSLDTKYVLFLAVGFCGSLTTMSAFALESGSLIENKQFGLVALNILANVGLSIGAIFAGKSIMGLAMHA, encoded by the coding sequence ATGAAAGGACTGGAACTTGGCCTGCTTGCGGCAGGCGGAATATTGGGCACATTTTTGCGATACAAAATTACCGAGTCGCCAATACTGTTTGGCGCGCTCCAAGTAAATGTCCTAATTGTAAATGTGATTGGCAGCTTTATTCTGGGCTTGTTTTTTGTAGCATCGACGCAATGGAGCCTTGATACAAAATACGTATTGTTCTTGGCAGTTGGGTTTTGCGGGTCTTTGACTACCATGTCTGCATTTGCATTGGAATCTGGTAGTTTAATTGAGAACAAGCAGTTTGGCCTAGTTGCACTTAACATCTTGGCAAATGTAGGGCTGTCAATTGGTGCAATATTTGCCGGAAAATCCATCATGGGTCTTGCAATGCACGCCTAG